The genome window AAGGATTTCTACGAGGCCGAGGAGCGCGAGCACCTCGAAAAGGCGGTGAACCTGCACCGCGAGGTGGTGGGCACCCGCCCGCGCGGGCTCTACGTGGGGCGCTGCTCGGAGAACACCGTGCAGCTTGCCACGGAGTTCGGCGGTTTTGCCTATTTGTCAGACAGTTACGCCGACGACCTGCCCTATTGGGTGCATCTCTCGGGCAAGGACCAGCTGATCATTCCCTATACGCTGGAGGCCAATGACATGCGCTTCACCACGGCCTCGGGCTTCGGTGACGGGCAGGAATTCTACAATTACCTCAAGGACAGTTTCGACGTGCTCTATGCCGAGGGCAATGCGGGCGCGGCGAAGATGATGAACATCGGGCTGCACTGCCGTCTTGTGGGGCGGCCGGGGCGGCTGATGGCACTGAAGCGCTTTCTCGATTACGCGATGGCCAAGGAGGGCGTGTGGTTTGCCCGGCGCATCGACATTGCCCGCCACTGGACCATGACCCATCCGCCAAAGCGCATGTCGGCGCTGCCGAGCCAGATGGACATGACGACCTTCACCAACCGCTTCGGCGCGGTCTTCGAGCATTCGTCATGGGTGGCCGAACGCGCCCACAAGCTGGAGCTCGGCCCGGCCCATGACACGCCGGAGGGCATTCACAACGCCATGGCGCGCGTGTTCCGCCGGGCCAGCGAGGACGAGCGGCTCAACGTGCTGCGGGCCCACCCCGACCTTGGCGACGCGATCACCAAGGCCGACCGGCTGACCGACCATTCCAACGCCGAGCAGCGCGGCGCCGGGCTGACGGCCCTGACCGACGAGGAGCGCCGCGCGTTGATGGACCTCAACGAGCGCTACATGGCCAAGAACGGCTTTCCCTTCATCATCGCGGTGAAAGACCACGACAAGGCCGGCATTATCCGCAAGTTCCATGAACGAATGAATAACAGCAAGGGCGAGGAGATGGCCGAGGCCTGCTACCAGGTCGAGCGAATCGCCCTGCACCGGCTCTACGCGATGGACTGGACCTGACCCGCCTGACCGACCCCTGTTCATTTTCTTGCTGCAAATATCTCCGGGGGGTGTGGGGGGCTGGCCCCCCACGCCTTGGCTTGATGCGGGGACCGCCGCCGCGGTGGCGCGGCCCGCCCCCCCTCGAATTACAGACGGGTGGGGCAGCTCTTCTTCGCGGGGGGCTGGCCGATGTGGTGCGGATTGAGGATCAGATACCACTTCACCGGCTCGCCCGGCGCCTGCGCCCTGGAGTAGGAACAGCCAGCAGGCGTTGTGTACCACTGGCCATGGAAGCCGGCGGGGGGGCGGGGGTTGGAGCGGGACTTGCCGAAGGCGGCGGCGCTGGTGGAGAAGGCCAGCGCGGCGGTGACGGCGAGGGCGGAGATCATGGCGAGTTTCTTCATCAGGGCGGCTCCCGGAACTGGTTACGAACTGCCAAGCGGTATGAAGCCCGGACCGCGCGGGAGACGGGCGGGAATAGGGCCAAACCGCGCCGTTAGCCTAAGGTTTTAAGAGATTTCGGAGGGTTTCTGGTGGAGCCGATCGGGATCGAACCGACGACCTCGTCATTGCGAACGACGCGCTCTACCAACTGAGCTACGGCCCCACTGGCGGGGTGTTTGGCGGAGGGCGGGCGTGCTGTCAAGATGGGGCGCACGGTGGAGCAGGAAAGCGGCGTTAACCCTGAAAAACGAGAGTCACATCCCGTGCACAACCCGTACACACCCCGTGCATACATTTTTTGACATAGCCGGGATTAACTAAGGGACCGTGCGGCGAGGGGTCGTCCTCGGGCCTGACCCGAGGACCTCGTGGCGGGAGATCCTCGGGTCGAGCCCGAGGATGACGGGTCGCGAAGGTGGGCCCGGGGAGCCGAGACAGTGCCCTGCCCTACTCGGCGGCTTCGGCGTAGCTTTCGACCGGCGGGCAGGTGCAGATCAGATTGCGGTCGCCCGCCACGTTGTCGACCCGGCCCACGGGGGGCCAATACTTGTCGACCCTAAAGCTGCCGGGCGGGAAGCAGCCCTGCTCGCGCGGATAGGGGCGGGACCAGTCGGCCACGAGGTCGTTGACCGTGTGGGGCGCGTGGCGCAGCGGGTTGTCGTCGGCGGGCATGTCGCCCGCTTCCACCGCCGCGATCTCCTCGCGGATCGCCAGCATGGCGGTGATGAAGCGGTCCAGCTCTGCCTTGGTTTCGGACTCCGTCGGCTCGACCATGAGGGTGCCCGCGACCGGCCAGCTCATGGTGGGGGCGTGGAAGCCGTTGTCGATGAGGCGCTTGGCGATGTCGTCGACCGTCACGCCAGCCTCCGCGAAGGGGCGGGTGTCGAGAATGCACTCGTGGGCGACGCGGTTGTTGCGGCCCTTGAACAGCACGTCATAGGCCCCGGCGAGGCGGGCGGCGATGTAGTTGGCCGAGAGGATGGCGACCTTGGTGGCCTGGGTCAGCCCTGCCCCGCCCATCAGCAGGCAATAGGCGTAGCTGATCGGCAGGATCGAGGCGGAGCCGAAGGGGGCCGCCGACACCGGCCCGGTGGCCCCGCCGGTTTCGGGGTGGCCGGGCAGGAAGGGCGCGAGGTGCGCCTTGACCCCGATCGGCCCCATGCCGGGGCCGCCGCCGCCGTGGGGGATGCAGAAGGTCTTGTGCAGGTTGAGGTGCGAGACGTCGGAGCCGATCTCGCCGGGCTTCACCAGCCCGACCATGGCGTTGAGGTTGGCGCCATCAAGATAGACCTGCCCGCCGTGCTTGTGGGTGATGTCACAGACCTCGCGGACGGTATCCTCGAAGACGCCGTGGGTGGAGGGATAGGTGATCATCACCGCAGCCAACTTGTCACCCGCGGCCTCGGCCTTGGCGGTGAAATCCTCAAGGTCGATGTCGCCGTTCTCGGCGGATTTGACCACCACCACCTTCATCCCCGCCATCTGGGCCGAGGCCGGGTTGGTGCCATGGGCGGAGGTGGGGATGAGGCAAATGTCGCGGTCCTCGCCATTGGCCTCGTGGTAGGCGGCGATGGTGAGCAGCCCCGCGTATTCGCCCTGCGCGCCGGAGTTGGGCTGGAGCGACATGGCATCGTAGCCGGTGATCTTGCAGAGGCGCTCGGAGAGGGACTCGAGCATTTCGGTGTAGCCTTGCGCCTGATCGACCGGGGCGAAGGGGTGCATATTGGCGAAGGCGGGCCAGCTGATCGGGTCCATCTCCACCGCCGCATTGAGCTTCATGGTGCAGGAGCCGAGCGGGATCATGGCGCGGTCGAGCGCGAGGTCACGGTCGGCGAGGCGGCGCATGTAGCGCATCATCTCGGCCTCGGCCCGGTTCATCTGGAAGATGGGGTGGGTGAGGTAGTCGGAGGTGCGCAGCAGCTCTTCGGGCAGCGCGGGGGTGCCCTGTGCGGCCTCGCGGGTGAGGCCGAAGGCGCGCCAGAGGCTTTCGATGGTGTCGGGGCCGACGGTTTCATCGGTGGAAATGCCGATGCGGCCCTCGGGGAGCTTGCGCAGGTTGATGCCCTCGGTCTCGGCGGCGCGCAGGATGGCGCCCTGAAGCGGACCGGCCTCGACGGTGATGGTGTCGAAGGGGTTTTCGGGGGTCACGGTGAAGCCCGCCTCGCGCAGGCCGGAGGCGATTTCGGCGCAGGAGAGGTGGACGCGTTCGGCAATGGCGCGCAGGCCTTTCGGCCCATGGAACACGGCGTAGAAGCTGGCCATGACGGCAAGCAGGGCCTGGGCGGTGCAGACGTTGGAGGTGGCCTTCTCGCGGCGGATGTGCTGCTCGCGGGTTTGCAGGCTGAGGCGGTAGGCCATGTTGCCGCGCGCATCGACCGAGACGCCGACGATCCGGCCCGGCATCTGGCGCTTGAAGGCATCGCGGCAGGACATGAAGGCGGCATGGGGGCCGCCGTAGCCGAGTGGCACGCCGAAGCGTTGGGCGGAGCCGACGGCAATGTCGGCGCCCATTTCGCCGGGCGATTTCAGCAGGGTCAGGGCGAGGAGGTCGGTGGCCACGGTGGAGATGGCCTTGGCCTCGGTCAGCGCGGCGCATTCGGCGGAAAAGTCGCGCAAGGCGCCGGTGGTGCCGGGGTATTGGAAGAGGGCGCCGAAGACCTGCTCTGGGTTCAGGTCGTCGGGGTTGGCGACGATCACCTCAATGTCGAGCGGTTTGGCGCGGGTCTGGACCACGGCGATGGTCTGCGGGTGGCAGTTTTCATCGACGAAGAAGGCGGTGGCCTTCGATTTGGCGACGCGCTGGGCCATCACCATCGCCTCGGCAGCGGCGGTGCCCTCGTCGAGCAGGGAGGCGTTGGCGACTTCCAGCCCGGTGAGATCGCTCACCATGGTCTGGAAGTTCAGCAGCGCCTCGAGCCGACCTTGCGCGATTTCGGGCTGATAGGGGGTGTAGGCGGTATACCACGCCGGGTTTTCGAGGATGTTCCGCTGGATCGCGGGGGGCGTGATGGTGCCGTAGTAGCCTTGGCCGATGAGGTTGGTCATCACCCGGTTCTTGTCGGCGATCTTGCGCATCTTCACCAGCAGATCGCCCTCGGTCATCGGCGCCCATGGCAGCGGCTCGGACTGGCGCAGGCGCCCCGGCACCGTCTGCTCGATCAGCTCGTCGAGCGAGGAGACGCCCAGCACCGCAAGCATCTCGGCCATCTCCTCGGGCGAGGGGCCGATGTGGCGGCGGTTGGCGAAGTCGTAGGGATCGTAGGCGGTGGGGGTGAAGGGCATTGGGGCCTCTGGGGTTGGGCAGCGCAGGGGGTGGCTCGCGGGGGGGCCTCTCTGCCCCCGGGGGTTGCAGGGGCCGGTGGGCGGCCCCTGCGGGTGCGGGTCAGGAGATGAGGTCCTGGTAGGCGTCCTCGTCCATGTAGCTGTCGTATTCGGCCATGTCGGTGGGCTTGATCTTGAAGAACCAGGCCTCGCCGAGCGGGTCTTCGTTGACCAGCGCGGGGTTGTCGGCCAGCGCCTCGTTGATCTCGACGATCTCGCCGTCGAGCGGGGCGGTGATGTCGGAGGCGGCCTTGACGCTTTCGATCACCACCACCTCGTCGCCCTTGGCAACGACGGTTTCAACCTCGGGCAGTTCGACGAACACCACGTCGCCAAGCTGGGTGGAGGCATGTTCGGTGATGCCGACAACGATGAGGTCGTCTTCGGGGCGGAGCCATTCGTGGTCTTCGGTGTATTTCATCTGGGTTCGTCCTGGTGGCTATCGTTTGTAGGTGGAAGGTTGGAAAGGCATGGGCGCGGTGGCAAGAGGCAAACGCTTGCCGCGCAGCTCTGCGGTCACGGCAGTGCCCGGCGCTGCCAGTTCGCTGGGCAGGTAGCCCATGGCGATCGGGCGCTGGAGGCTGGGGGCGAAGGCGCCGGAGGTGATGGTGCCTGCCGGGTCGCTGGCCTCCGGCGCGGCGAAGAGCGGCACGCCTTCGCGCATCGGGGCGCGGCCTTCGGGCAGCAGGCCCACGCGCAGGCGGGCGGGGCCATTGGCGAGCTGGTCCTCGATGGTGTCGGCGCCGGGGTAGCCGCCGGCGCGGGTGCCGCCGGCGCGGCGGGCCTTGGAGAGCGCGAAGGTGAGCGCGGCCTCGACCGGGGTGGTGGCTTCGTCGATGTCATGGCCGTGCAGCGGCAGGCCGGCCTCCAGCCGGAGCGAATCGCGGGCGCCAAGGCCGATGGGTTCGCAGGCCTCGTGGGCGAGGAGCTTGCGGGCGAAGTCCTCGGCGTGGCGGGCGGGCACGGAGATTTCGAAGCCGTCTTCGCCGGTGTAGCCGGAGCGGGAGATCCAGAGGTCTCCGAGGGTCGATTCGACCTCGGCCACGTCCATGAACCTGTCGGGGACAGCGCCGGTGACGGCCTCGAGCACCGCCTCGGCCTGCGGGCCTTGCAGGGCGATGAGGGCGCGGTCTTCGATCGGCTCGATCTCGAGCCCTGCGCGGCGCATGTGGGCGATGTCGGCCTCGGCATTGGCGGCGTTGACCACCAGCAGCAGGCGGTCGCCGTAGTTGGCCACCATCAGGTCATCGAGGATGCCGCCCGCGTCGTTGGTGAAGAGCGCATAACGCTGGCGGCCGGGCTTGAGGCCCAGAATGTCGACCGGCACGAGGGCTTCGAGCGCCTCCGCCGCATCCGGCCCACGCAGCAGAACCTGCCCCATGTGGCTCACGTCGAAGAGGCCGCAGGCGGCGCGGGTGTGGAGGTGCTCCTTCATCACGCCGGGGGCGAATTGCACCGGCATCTCCCAGCCGGCGAAGGGCACCATCTTGCCGCCCAGCTCCTCGTTCAGCGCGAACAGCGGTGTGCGTTTCATCTCGGTCAAGTGCAGTCCCCTCAAGCCACAGCGAAGCGCAACCAATGCGCCGGTTTCTGTGCCCCCTCTGTCCTTTCGCCTGAGATCGCTATCCCTTCGGCGGGCCGTGAGGCCACTCTCCAGAGTTTTCGTCGCCGTCCGGTCCGGGTGCCTGAGAGTTTACCGGGGCGGTTGCTCCTTCGGCACTGGCGCGGGGCCAGATTCTCCACGAACGGGTCGGTTATCGTTACCCCGGCGCGGGCGGCTGGACAAGATGGCTCTGTACCGACAGGTTGCGCCCCATGAACGACGCCTATTTTTTCGGCTATGGCAGCCTTGTGAACCGCGCCACCCACGCGAATGCGCCCAGTTTTCCGGCACGGCTGAACGGCTGGCGACGGGTGTGGAAGAGCACCGTGCTGCGCGAGGTGGCCTTTTTGAGCGCAGAGCCCTGCGAGGGCGCGGTGATCGAGGGGCTGGTGGCCCATGTGCCCGGCGGCGACTGGGCGGCGCTCGACCTGCGCGAAATGGCCTATGGGCGGCACGAGGTTTCGGCCCTCTGCGAGCATGGGGCGGGCGATGTGCGGGTGGAGGTTTATGCGGTGACGGCGGACCATGCGGCGGCGCCCGACGTGGCCCATCCGGTGCTGCTGAGCTACGTCGACACGGTGGTGCAGGGCTTTACCGATGTGTTCGGCGAGGCCGGGGCGCTGGGCTTTTTCGCCAGCACCGTGGGCTGGCCGCCGGAGGTGGTGGATGACCGGGCGGCGCCCGTCTATCCGCGGGCGACGCAGGTGAGCGCGGCGGAGCGGGCCTTCGTGGACGAGGGCCTTCGGCGGATGGGTGTGAAGAAGGTCGCGGCCCCGGTCAGGGCGTGACGACGCCGTTCTCTTCGCCATCCCAGTAGTGGATGTGCTCGGCGTCGACCCGGATCAGCAGCAGGCCGGGCGTGTCGATGCCCTGTTTGAACCAGTATTCGAGATCGGGCACCCAGTGCTGTTCAAGCGCGGCGCGGTCACTGGTGAGCGTGGCGCGGCCCTGAACGTGGACCATGGCGCCCGGCTTGCCGACCAGCCCGAGCACGCCACCGGTGCCCTGAAAGGCGAGGCCTATGCGGGGATCGGCGCGGATGTGGCGGGTCTTGCGGGTGTTGTCGAGGCTGTAGAACCAGCTCTCTCCGCGATAGGCGACATCGCCGTTCGAGCTCATCGGGCGGGCGGCAATGCGGCCGTCTTCGGCCAGGGTTTCCATCATGCAGAAGTCGATCTTCGCCATCAGCTCGGCGACTTCGGGGAGGGTCTTGGTGGGCATCGTCGGTTCCTCAGGGCGCGGGATGCGCCGGTTGGAGGAAGAACGCGCGAAGGGGGCGGAGGTTGCCGGCGAGCACGACGCGAGCCGTGCAGCGCCGACCCGCGGGGTGGCGCTCGCAACGGCTGTGCGTGGCACTTTATCGTGCCGTGGTAGCTCAACTTTCGTGGTCAGCCCCAACCTCACCAAAGCGCCGCCCCGGGGGGCGGGTCGGCGCTGCACGGCGCCTTCGGCTTGATTCCGTGCAGGCTTCTTTGCTCAGCCCGGCTTGCGGGCAAGCAGCGGCATCACATCGGCCATTTCCGGCCCGCGCTCGCGGCCCGTCACCGCCTTGCGCAGCGGCATGAAGAGGCCCTTGCCCTTGCGGCCGGTGGCCTCTTTCACGGCGGAGGTCCATTCGGACCAGGTGGCGTCGGTATAGGGCGGCTCGCCGAGCATGGCGAAGGCCTCCCGCACGAAATCGGCGTCTTCCTCGGCCACCAGCGGGGTCGCGCCCTCGGAGAAGAGCTTCCACCACTCCGCGAGGTCGGCCTTCACGGTGATGTTCTCGCGGGCCACGGCCCAGAACCGCTCGGCCTGATCGGCGGGCACGCCCAGCGCGGCGATTTCGTCGGCAACGGCGGAGAGCGGCAGGGTGCCGAGGTAGCGGTGGGTGAGCGGGAAGAGATCCTGCTCGTCGAACTTGGTGGGCGCGGAGCCGAACTTGGAGAGGTCGAAGCCCTCGATCAGCTCGTCGTGCGAGCTGCGCAGCTCCACCGGATCGGCCGAGCCGAGGCGGGCGAGGAGCGAGAGCAGCGCCATCGGCTCCACCCCGCGTTCGCGCAGGTCGCGCAGCGCCAGCGTGCCGAGCCGCTTGGAGAGCGCCTCGCCCTGCGGGCCGGTGAGCAGCGAGTGATGGGCGAAGCTGGGGACAGTGCCGCCGAGCGCCTCGATGATCTGGATCTGGGTGGCGGTGTTGGTGACGTGGTCGGAGCCGCGCACCACGTTGGTGATGCCCATCTCGGTATCGTCGACCACCGAGGCGATGGTGTAGAGCACCTGCCCGTCGCCGCGGATCAGGACCGGATCGGAGACGGAGGCGGCGTCGATCGAGATGTCGCCGAGGATGCCGTCATTCCACTCGATGCGCGCGTGGTCGAGCTTGAAGCGCCAGTGGCCGCTGCGGCCCTCGTCGCGGTAGGTCTGCTTTTGCGCTTCGGTCAGCTCCAGCGCGGCGCGGTCGTAGACCGGCGGCTTGCCCATGTTGAGCTGCTTCTTGCGCTTCAGGTCCAGCTCGGTGGGGGTTTCGAAGCACTCGTAAAAGCGGCCTGCGGCGCGCAGCTTGTCGGCGGCCTCGGCGTAGAGGTCGAGCCGGGAGGACTGGGTTTCGACCCGGTCCCATGTGAGGCCGAGCCACTCGAGATCTTCCTGGATCGCGTCGGCGTATTCGGGCTTGGAGCGCTCCGGGTCGGTATCGTCGAGCCGCAGGATGAAGGTGCCGCCGGCCTTGCGGGCGATGAGCCAGTTGAACAGCGCGGTGCGCAGGTTGCCAACGTGCAGGTAGCCGGTGGGAGAGGGGGCGAAGCGGGTGGTGGTCATGGCGGTGTCCTTGCGGGTCAAGGCCGCGATTTACACGTGGCTGGCGGGCGGCACAACCTTACGTGGGCGCGACGGGCCAGCGGGTGGCGA of Oceanicola sp. 502str15 contains these proteins:
- the gltX gene encoding glutamate--tRNA ligase yields the protein MTTTRFAPSPTGYLHVGNLRTALFNWLIARKAGGTFILRLDDTDPERSKPEYADAIQEDLEWLGLTWDRVETQSSRLDLYAEAADKLRAAGRFYECFETPTELDLKRKKQLNMGKPPVYDRAALELTEAQKQTYRDEGRSGHWRFKLDHARIEWNDGILGDISIDAASVSDPVLIRGDGQVLYTIASVVDDTEMGITNVVRGSDHVTNTATQIQIIEALGGTVPSFAHHSLLTGPQGEALSKRLGTLALRDLRERGVEPMALLSLLARLGSADPVELRSSHDELIEGFDLSKFGSAPTKFDEQDLFPLTHRYLGTLPLSAVADEIAALGVPADQAERFWAVARENITVKADLAEWWKLFSEGATPLVAEEDADFVREAFAMLGEPPYTDATWSEWTSAVKEATGRKGKGLFMPLRKAVTGRERGPEMADVMPLLARKPG
- the gcvP gene encoding aminomethyl-transferring glycine dehydrogenase; translated protein: MPFTPTAYDPYDFANRRHIGPSPEEMAEMLAVLGVSSLDELIEQTVPGRLRQSEPLPWAPMTEGDLLVKMRKIADKNRVMTNLIGQGYYGTITPPAIQRNILENPAWYTAYTPYQPEIAQGRLEALLNFQTMVSDLTGLEVANASLLDEGTAAAEAMVMAQRVAKSKATAFFVDENCHPQTIAVVQTRAKPLDIEVIVANPDDLNPEQVFGALFQYPGTTGALRDFSAECAALTEAKAISTVATDLLALTLLKSPGEMGADIAVGSAQRFGVPLGYGGPHAAFMSCRDAFKRQMPGRIVGVSVDARGNMAYRLSLQTREQHIRREKATSNVCTAQALLAVMASFYAVFHGPKGLRAIAERVHLSCAEIASGLREAGFTVTPENPFDTITVEAGPLQGAILRAAETEGINLRKLPEGRIGISTDETVGPDTIESLWRAFGLTREAAQGTPALPEELLRTSDYLTHPIFQMNRAEAEMMRYMRRLADRDLALDRAMIPLGSCTMKLNAAVEMDPISWPAFANMHPFAPVDQAQGYTEMLESLSERLCKITGYDAMSLQPNSGAQGEYAGLLTIAAYHEANGEDRDICLIPTSAHGTNPASAQMAGMKVVVVKSAENGDIDLEDFTAKAEAAGDKLAAVMITYPSTHGVFEDTVREVCDITHKHGGQVYLDGANLNAMVGLVKPGEIGSDVSHLNLHKTFCIPHGGGGPGMGPIGVKAHLAPFLPGHPETGGATGPVSAAPFGSASILPISYAYCLLMGGAGLTQATKVAILSANYIAARLAGAYDVLFKGRNNRVAHECILDTRPFAEAGVTVDDIAKRLIDNGFHAPTMSWPVAGTLMVEPTESETKAELDRFITAMLAIREEIAAVEAGDMPADDNPLRHAPHTVNDLVADWSRPYPREQGCFPPGSFRVDKYWPPVGRVDNVAGDRNLICTCPPVESYAEAAE
- the gcvH gene encoding glycine cleavage system protein GcvH translates to MKYTEDHEWLRPEDDLIVVGITEHASTQLGDVVFVELPEVETVVAKGDEVVVIESVKAASDITAPLDGEIVEINEALADNPALVNEDPLGEAWFFKIKPTDMAEYDSYMDEDAYQDLIS
- a CDS encoding gamma-glutamylcyclotransferase family protein; the protein is MNDAYFFGYGSLVNRATHANAPSFPARLNGWRRVWKSTVLREVAFLSAEPCEGAVIEGLVAHVPGGDWAALDLREMAYGRHEVSALCEHGAGDVRVEVYAVTADHAAAPDVAHPVLLSYVDTVVQGFTDVFGEAGALGFFASTVGWPPEVVDDRAAPVYPRATQVSAAERAFVDEGLRRMGVKKVAAPVRA
- the puuE gene encoding allantoinase PuuE: MDRYERDMRGYGPRPPDAKWPNGAKIAVQFVMNYEEGGENSILHGDEASEAFLSDVIGAQPWPNQRHWNIESMYEYGARAGFWRLHRLFTAMKIPLTVYGVATALARSPDQVAAMREARWEIASHGYKWIDYKDFYEAEEREHLEKAVNLHREVVGTRPRGLYVGRCSENTVQLATEFGGFAYLSDSYADDLPYWVHLSGKDQLIIPYTLEANDMRFTTASGFGDGQEFYNYLKDSFDVLYAEGNAGAAKMMNIGLHCRLVGRPGRLMALKRFLDYAMAKEGVWFARRIDIARHWTMTHPPKRMSALPSQMDMTTFTNRFGAVFEHSSWVAERAHKLELGPAHDTPEGIHNAMARVFRRASEDERLNVLRAHPDLGDAITKADRLTDHSNAEQRGAGLTALTDEERRALMDLNERYMAKNGFPFIIAVKDHDKAGIIRKFHERMNNSKGEEMAEACYQVERIALHRLYAMDWT
- a CDS encoding pyridoxamine 5'-phosphate oxidase family protein; translated protein: MPTKTLPEVAELMAKIDFCMMETLAEDGRIAARPMSSNGDVAYRGESWFYSLDNTRKTRHIRADPRIGLAFQGTGGVLGLVGKPGAMVHVQGRATLTSDRAALEQHWVPDLEYWFKQGIDTPGLLLIRVDAEHIHYWDGEENGVVTP
- the gcvT gene encoding glycine cleavage system aminomethyltransferase GcvT: MTEMKRTPLFALNEELGGKMVPFAGWEMPVQFAPGVMKEHLHTRAACGLFDVSHMGQVLLRGPDAAEALEALVPVDILGLKPGRQRYALFTNDAGGILDDLMVANYGDRLLLVVNAANAEADIAHMRRAGLEIEPIEDRALIALQGPQAEAVLEAVTGAVPDRFMDVAEVESTLGDLWISRSGYTGEDGFEISVPARHAEDFARKLLAHEACEPIGLGARDSLRLEAGLPLHGHDIDEATTPVEAALTFALSKARRAGGTRAGGYPGADTIEDQLANGPARLRVGLLPEGRAPMREGVPLFAAPEASDPAGTITSGAFAPSLQRPIAMGYLPSELAAPGTAVTAELRGKRLPLATAPMPFQPSTYKR